One stretch of Ananas comosus cultivar F153 linkage group 6, ASM154086v1, whole genome shotgun sequence DNA includes these proteins:
- the LOC109711945 gene encoding auxin-responsive protein SAUR72-like yields the protein MAKLNKLKSMIKRLNSSGSSRCVSRTISGSSIPHNDDDSMWQQPSEEPKFGADGAVNEHLDVVPCGLHPVYVGKSRRRYLVSTDLIGHPLFSVLVKRSGGGGGTSSAVIVGCEVVLFEHLLWMLRNGDVHPELTPDDLVDFYAC from the coding sequence ATGGCGAAACTAAACAAGCTGAAGAGCATGATCAAGCGCCTAAACTCCTCCGGCAGCAGCCGCTGCGTCTCGCGCACCATCAGCGGATCCTCGATCCCCCACAACGACGACGACAGCATGTGGCAGCAGCCGTCGGAGGAGCCAAAATTCGGTGCCGACGGCGCCGTCAACGAGCATTTGGACGTCGTGCCGTGCGGGCTGCACCCAGTCTATGTCGGCAAGTCCCGGCGCCGGTACCTGGTCAGCACCGACCTCATCGGCCACCCGCTCTTCAGCGTCCTCGTCAAGCGCTCGGGCGGAGGAGGGGGGACTTCGTCGGCGGTGATCGTCGGGTGCGAGGTGGTGCTGTTCGAGCACCTGCTGTGGATGCTGCGGAACGGCGACGTCCACCCGGAGTTGACGCCCGACGACCTCGTCGACTTCTACGCCTGCTGA